The stretch of DNA GCCAGGCCAGATAGATAACCGTCAATATGCTCGGCGACGCCCTGCACCGAGTAAAACGATGGGTCGCGCGCCTCGATATGCGACTCGAACCAGTCACGGTTACGGGCTTCGAAGGCCAGCAATGCTTCAGTGTCCGTACTGCTCAGCTCGCGAACGCGAAATGACGTCATTGCTCGAATCTCCAGGGTTGTTCTGTCCATTTAGTCATGTTTTCGTCATAAAGGCGTGTGAAATTTGCCTGCCAAAAATATGAAATCATGGAGTTTTTCCGATGAGGGTAGTCACCTCCGGCTCGGCGTATCTGGACATCGATGCATACGCCTGCTGCATTGCGTATGCCGAGTTGTTGAATCGTCAGGGAATCGAGGCGCGTGCCGTCAGCAGTGCTCCACTGAATGCCAGCATCTCCAGGACCGTGCTCGGCTGGCTATCATCACTGGATGACTACCGACCCGGGCCCGGCGATGAGTTTGTGATGGTGGATATCTCGGACTTCCACCACTTCGACCCGGTGGTCGTGCTCGATCAGGTGGTGGAGGTGATTGACCATCACCCGGGGTTTGAAACCTATTGGGCGCAGAGGCTGGGAAGTGCCGCAGACATCCGTTTGATCGGTGCAGCAGCGACGCAGGTTTTCCTGCGTTGGGAAGCGGCCGGTTTGTTGCCGCTGATCAGTGAGCACAGTGCCGCGCTGCTGGCCACGGCAATCCTGGACAATACCCTGAATTTTACCGGGCAGTTGACCACCGCGGCGGATGTTCGGGCTTATGAAACCCTCGCGCTGCTGGCGAAACTCGCGGCAGACTGGCCTGAGCGGTATTTCTCCGAGTGCCAGGCCACTATCGAGTCAGACCTTGCAGGCGCGTTGGCGGGTGACCTGAAGTGGCTGAAAGCCGACAGCAACCTGCCGCAGGTTTTTGCGCAGATGACGGTGTGGGATGCCGGTGCGCTGATCCGAAAGCATCGCTCGACCATCGCTGATTGGCTGGCGGCGCAGGGGGAGGACTGGCTGGTGAATCTCATCAGTATCCGCGAGTGCAGAAGTTATTTCCTGGCTGAGCCCAAGGTCAGCCAGGAAAAACTGAGCCAGTTGCTTTCCATCGACTGGCAGGCTGGGATGGCGGTGCTGGATCGTTCGCTGTTGCGCAAGGAACTGGTAAGGCTGGCGGCCACTGATTGACGGCGTTCACCAAAGTGACGTTCCTCTTTGAAGAACCCGCAATACAATGGCCAGGGTATTACCGAAAAGGAACGGCAGTTGAACGAACACACATTGTCCATGCGCCTTGAGCGCGTGGCGACGCACGTCCCCGCCGGGGCGCGCCTGGCGGATATCGGCTCCGACCACGCCTACCTGCCGGTGGCATTGATGCGCCGCGGCGCCATCGTGGCGGCGGTGGCGGGCGAGGTGGCCCTGACGCCGTTTCGCGCAGCCGAGCGCACGGTGCGCGAGAACGAGCTGGAGCAACACATCACCGTACGCCTGGCCAGTGGCCTGGCGGCGATCGAGCCGGGAGACGGGATCACCGCGATCAGCATTTGCGGCATGGGCGGCGAGACCATCCGCGACATCCTCGACAGCGACAAGGCGCGCCTCAACGGCCGGGAGCGCCTGCTGCTGCAGCCCAACGGCGGCGAGCAACCGTTGCGCCAATGGCTGATGGAGAACGGCTACCGCATCGTGTGCGAAGAGCTGCTGCGGGAGAACCGATTCTTCTACGAAATCATCGTTGCCGAGCACGCCGGGCCTGTGACCTATACCGCCGAAGAACTGTACTTCGGCCCGCTGCAAATGCAGGCCCGCAGCCCGGAATTCCTGCTCAAGTGGCAGCGCATCCTGCGCCACAAACAGCAGACCCTGAGCGACTTCGCCCAGGCGCGGCAAGCGGTGCCCGAGGACAAGGTGCAAGAAGTCGCCCAGCAGGCGCGGTGGATCGCAGAACTGCTGGCGTGAGGGTCAGCCTGCGAGGGTGTTCAGCTCTGCGAGTACCTCGTCCGAAAGATCCAGCTCGCCCACCGCGATGTTTTCCCGTAGATGGGTGACCGAGGACGTTCCCGGGATCAGCAGGATATTCGGGGAACGGCGCAGCAGCCATGCCAGGGCCAGTTGCATCGGGGTGACGCCGAGGCGCTGTGCAACGTTCGACAACACCGCTGACTGCACTGGCGAAAATCCGCCCAGCGGGAAGAATGGCACATAGGCGATGCCGTCCCGGGCCAATTCGTCGAGCATCGCGTTATCGTGTTGGTGGGCGATGTTGTACAGGTTCTGGACGCACACGAAGCGCACGATTTTTCGCGCCTCGGCGACCTGCGTCGGGGTAACGTTGCTGATGCCGATATGGCGTATCAGGCCCTGTTGTTGCAGCTCGGCAATGGCACTCAGGGGTTCCTCGATCGAGCCTTCGGCAGTGCCCATCACGCCGTGCATGGCCCGCACATTCACCACGTCCAGCACATCCAGGCCCAGGTTGCGCAGGTTGTCGTGCACGGCCTGGGTCAGCTCGGCCTTCGACGAAGCGTTGAACCAGGCGCCATCGTCGCCACGGCGGGCGCCTACCTTGGTGACGATCGTAAGATCGTCTTTATACGGGTGCAGTGCCTCACGAATAATCTGATTGGTGACATGCGGCCCGTAGAAGTCGCTGGTGTCGATATGGTTCACGCCGCAAGCGACGGCCTCGCGCAGTAAGGCCAGCGCTGCATCACGGTCCTTGGGCGGGCCAAACACGCCTGGGCCGGCCAGTTGCATGGCACCGTAGCCGATGCGGTTGACGGTGCGATCGCCGAGATTGAAT from Pseudomonas sp. NC02 encodes:
- a CDS encoding tRNA (adenine(22)-N(1))-methyltransferase TrmK — protein: MNEHTLSMRLERVATHVPAGARLADIGSDHAYLPVALMRRGAIVAAVAGEVALTPFRAAERTVRENELEQHITVRLASGLAAIEPGDGITAISICGMGGETIRDILDSDKARLNGRERLLLQPNGGEQPLRQWLMENGYRIVCEELLRENRFFYEIIVAEHAGPVTYTAEELYFGPLQMQARSPEFLLKWQRILRHKQQTLSDFAQARQAVPEDKVQEVAQQARWIAELLA
- a CDS encoding aldo/keto reductase family oxidoreductase, whose product is MTTSTFNLGDRTVNRIGYGAMQLAGPGVFGPPKDRDAALALLREAVACGVNHIDTSDFYGPHVTNQIIREALHPYKDDLTIVTKVGARRGDDGAWFNASSKAELTQAVHDNLRNLGLDVLDVVNVRAMHGVMGTAEGSIEEPLSAIAELQQQGLIRHIGISNVTPTQVAEARKIVRFVCVQNLYNIAHQHDNAMLDELARDGIAYVPFFPLGGFSPVQSAVLSNVAQRLGVTPMQLALAWLLRRSPNILLIPGTSSVTHLRENIAVGELDLSDEVLAELNTLAG
- a CDS encoding bifunctional oligoribonuclease/PAP phosphatase NrnA, which encodes MRVVTSGSAYLDIDAYACCIAYAELLNRQGIEARAVSSAPLNASISRTVLGWLSSLDDYRPGPGDEFVMVDISDFHHFDPVVVLDQVVEVIDHHPGFETYWAQRLGSAADIRLIGAAATQVFLRWEAAGLLPLISEHSAALLATAILDNTLNFTGQLTTAADVRAYETLALLAKLAADWPERYFSECQATIESDLAGALAGDLKWLKADSNLPQVFAQMTVWDAGALIRKHRSTIADWLAAQGEDWLVNLISIRECRSYFLAEPKVSQEKLSQLLSIDWQAGMAVLDRSLLRKELVRLAATD